The Theobroma cacao cultivar B97-61/B2 chromosome 2, Criollo_cocoa_genome_V2, whole genome shotgun sequence genome includes the window AGGCTGAGGAGACAACAAGCACTGTTAATAACTGCTTGAAGATTGCTGAGAATATCAGAGAGGATGCTACGAGGACACTTGATACTTTGCATCAACAAGGAGAGCAAATTGAAAGGACCCACGCCATGGCTGTTGACATAGATAAGGATTTAAGTAAGGTCAGTTCTATAGTCTTGTATTTTGCTGCAAGTTTTGTACACAAGAGTCAGCATGAAGGGTAGAAGAAGAATCTGGAGAATATAGttaaaataatggaaatttttgaacCTTTAAGCCTGTTTGTCAGGATCattttggaaattgaaatGACGCAAAGCTCTCTGATCTGCATTGAGATTTTATCATGGTCCGGATGTTAATCATTATTGGCCTCTTTAATTGCCGTTATAccagataaaatttttttttgatatgaTGAAGGAGCATGTGTATCTGTTCGTGGTAGGGCTTTAAGTTAATGAAATTGTCTGAGACTTAACATAGAATTTCTATGGCTTAAGCATGTGTTTATGTACAGGAAAGTGTATACTTTTGATGCTTATAAGCTTAGCTATTCATACCTATAAGGCTGTAGGTAAACATGTTGCCTTATATCTTGGTCGATGGGTGATTGATACCTATAGTCTTCTGGTATTTGGATCATATGATGTTATTTGATTCTCTCATATGGAAGGGCAGTCGAGCACTAGATGCAATCAGACGATCAAAAGAGCCAGATTATTCATTGAAAATAACTTGTTATTGTAGTTTAGAAGTCGACTAGCACTTGATGTTCTAAGAGCTTTCATCCTTTTTACACTCAAACCCTCATTTACAATTCATACTGTTGTTTCTTGTGTACTACATTTCCTGTTAACCAGATTCTATaaactttgaaattttcaGGGTGAGAAGCTTTTGAATAGTCTGGGCGGCATGTTTTCTAAGCCTTGGAAGCCAAAGAAGACCCGAGATATTGCAGGGCCTGTAGTCACCTCAGGTTTTCTTCATCTCACACAACTTCTTCAGTCCCTTCGTGTACTAATTTATTCAAACATTTTCCGTTTATATGGAAGTTGTTAACTGAAATATGGGAATGTTTGAAAGGTAATTAGAATGATTGGTTGTTTATTGCATTGCTTTTGACAGATAAGTCATCCaagaaaagtgaaaaccaGAAGGAGCAGAGAGAAAAGTTGGGTCTGGCTCCTGTACCTAAAGCTAAGCCAGGAAGTAAGACGCCTCCTCCTGAACCAACTAATGCCATACAGAAAGTTGAGGTTAGTCTCTATGATTGTTGAGATGGGTGTatactaatttttttagtaaaaattctGCAATTGGGCTATAAGATTAATTGGTGATCTAACACCAGCTTGAGAAGGCAAAGCAAGATGATGCACTCTCAGATCTAAGTAACATCTTGGGTGATCTCAAGGGCATGGCTGTGGAGATGGGATCTGAACTTGACAGGTCTGTTATCTCTCTCTCGTATCATGTCCAAGTACTAGTAAACTTCTGCACTGCTTTAATGGTTTTTAAATGCCTTTTGTATTGCTTGAAAGTCTGCATTTCATGGTGGCCTTTTTCTTGGAGGGTTTCTCAGAATAATCAAAATAGAAATCTTAGGCATCTAAGTTGTGATAAAGCTAGGCATTTTTCTGACATTCCAGGGTTCATGCTTGTGTTTCTTTTGCGTGGTTACCTCACATACCCAGAACCAGATTAGGTCTTTCCACCCATTCTCAGTTACACTCTTATGT containing:
- the LOC18610289 gene encoding putative SNAP25 homologous protein SNAP30, whose protein sequence is MFGFMRPRQKSVDPPAASGGSTPFDSDTEDNRNTTTPARRAASEPVLLVPDFNDDDHGRRKQTSASTRPSPARDRDRYKNDFRDSGGLQNQTMEDLENYAVYKAEETTSTVNNCLKIAENIREDATRTLDTLHQQGEQIERTHAMAVDIDKDLSKGEKLLNSLGGMFSKPWKPKKTRDIAGPVVTSDKSSKKSENQKEQREKLGLAPVPKAKPGSKTPPPEPTNAIQKVELEKAKQDDALSDLSNILGDLKGMAVEMGSELDRQNKALDHLHDDVDELNSRVKGANQRARNLLAK